A window of Deinococcus ruber genomic DNA:
GTGGGCCTGTACTTTCTGGTGAAGGCGCTGAGTGGCCTGAACCCCAACCCCTGCCAGGGACAGACGGTGGTGGCGCTGCTGGTGCCGCTGCTGCTCGGGCCGGGCGGCCTGGGCCTGACGGCGAGCCAGTGGAATCGCCCGCCCCGTGCAATCTTCGGGCTGGGGCTGGTGGTGGCGTCGCTGTTTCCAGCGCTGTTTCTGGCGTCGCGCGATATTGCCAATCTCAGAAATTTCGGCTGCGCGGGCGGCTACGTGGTCATCAGTCCGGTGGGCGGCAAGGGTCTGTCCGAGATGACGCTGAAGGCGGGCGAGACGCGCAGGCTGCAACTGCGGGTCGGCGGCTTCGATGTGAAGAACCGGGCCGACGCCTTCGAGCTGAGCGCCGACGCCACCAATCCGCTGCGCTCGGCGGTGCCGCCGCTGAAGGTGACGCTGGAGCGCAGCAGCGGTGTGAAGCTGGGGCAGGAAGTGCCGATGACCATCGCTGCCGACGCGGGCGGCCCCACCCAGCAGTACACCGTGAACGTGAATGTGATGCAGCCGGGCGGCAGAACGGCCAGCGGCAGCGTCACGGTCAACGTGGAGGGCATCAAGTGAGGGCGGTACACCTTGCCTTGACCTGCCCGCTCAACTCTGATCTTGTGAGCGTATGAGCATCCCCAGCGTGGGCGACCAACGTTCCCAGAGTGACCAGCAGCGCAAGGCCGACGACGTGCAGGCCATGTTTGCCAGTATCGCGCCGCGTTACGACCTGCTCAACCGCCTGCTGAGTGCGGGCATCGACAGGGGCTGGCGTCGGGCTGCCGCCGAGGAAGCGCTGCTGCTGCATCCGGCACGCCTGCTGGACGTGGCGACCGGAACCGCCGATTTCGCGCTGGAACTCAAGCGCCGCGCTCCAGCGTGCGAGGTGATCGGCTCGGATTTCGTCCCGCAGATGCTGGAGATCGGGCGCGAGAAGGCGAAGGCGCAGCATCTGGATATTAGATTGGAGGAGGGCGACGCGCTGAACCTGCCGTACCCCGACGCCAGCTTCGACACCATCACCTGCGCGTTCGGCTTCCGCAATTTTGCCGACTACGCACGCGGTCTGGCCGAGTTCTGGCGCGTGCTGAAGCCTGGGGGCCGCTGCGTGATTCTGGAGTTTCCGCCGCCCGCACCGGGGCTGTTCGGCAGCGTCTTCCGCTTTTACTTTCAGCACGTGCTGCCGCGTATCGGCGGCCTGATCAGCGGCAATGCGGGCGCGTATACGTACCTGCCCGAAAGCGTGCTAGCCTTTCCTGCTCCGCAGCGACTGGCACAGCTGATGGTGGCGACAGGCTTCCGCACTCGCTACCGGCTGCTGACCTTCGGAATCGCGGCGGTGCATGTGGGCGACAAGCTGTAAAGAATCAGGAGGACAGTTCAGCGTTCATCGAGGCGAGCAGGCTGCGCGAAATCGAAAGACAGCCGTCCCGACCCTCTCTACAGCCACATTCTGTGATCAGCCAGC
This region includes:
- the ubiE gene encoding bifunctional demethylmenaquinone methyltransferase/2-methoxy-6-polyprenyl-1,4-benzoquinol methylase UbiE, whose amino-acid sequence is MSIPSVGDQRSQSDQQRKADDVQAMFASIAPRYDLLNRLLSAGIDRGWRRAAAEEALLLHPARLLDVATGTADFALELKRRAPACEVIGSDFVPQMLEIGREKAKAQHLDIRLEEGDALNLPYPDASFDTITCAFGFRNFADYARGLAEFWRVLKPGGRCVILEFPPPAPGLFGSVFRFYFQHVLPRIGGLISGNAGAYTYLPESVLAFPAPQRLAQLMVATGFRTRYRLLTFGIAAVHVGDKL